In Methylosinus trichosporium OB3b, the sequence CCACGCCGCGCCACACGGACAGAGCCGCGCAGACAAGTGATCGCGCAGGCGGCGTGGCCGTCGAAACGAACATTGACGCTGGCGTCCTGAAAATCGATCCGCCCGTCGCCGACGCGAAGGACATGGACGCGACGCGACTCGCTCGTGGCGCTGATGACCGCTTCGCCCGTGACGAGCTCGACGCGATCTTGTTCGTCGCCCGCGGGATGCATCGCAATGCTGGTCCGCGTATTCAAGGCGGCCGTGAGCCCGTCGCCCAGCGCGACTTGCCGCTGTTCGCCGGTTTCGGTTCGGTAGTCGGCCCGCAGCTCGGAAATAGAAGGCCATAAATCGAAAGGTGGGCGGATCGCCGCATATCCGGCGATCACGGCGCCGGCCGCCGCCGCTCCGCCGAGCAAAGCCCGCCGACTCGCACGATACTGCGCCGATCGCTGACGTTCGGAGGCGAAAAGCTCCCTGTCTCGCTCCAGAATGTCTCGCCCAACCGGACCGAGGCCGCTCCACAGGCGACGCGCCAGCGACATCGCCTCGGCGCGCGCCGGGCTCGACCTCTCCCAGAGCTCGGCGGCCTCGAGCGTTTCCAGAGTCGCGGAGTCCGACATCAGGCGTCGGACGTGATCCAGCGCCTCGCTTTCGAGCGCGCTCAGAACATCGGCATTGTTCGCGTCGATCGCCATCTCGCTGTCGTTCCACTGTGGCGTCATCGCATTTTCATCTTTTTAGTCGTTGTCGGAGTTCGCATAGCGAATGATCATTTTCCAGCTCTGCGAAGACGCATAGCGCA encodes:
- a CDS encoding FecR family protein, which gives rise to MTPQWNDSEMAIDANNADVLSALESEALDHVRRLMSDSATLETLEAAELWERSSPARAEAMSLARRLWSGLGPVGRDILERDRELFASERQRSAQYRASRRALLGGAAAAGAVIAGYAAIRPPFDLWPSISELRADYRTETGEQRQVALGDGLTAALNTRTSIAMHPAGDEQDRVELVTGEAVISATSESRRVHVLRVGDGRIDFQDASVNVRFDGHAACAITCLRGSVRVARRGAVAELQYDRLVAYSDGGLSPTRPADANVATAWRQGLLIFHQAPLSQVIAEINRYRRGRIVLLNAPLGRRTVNARFGIDGVDDILLLAQREFGAVVRSLPGGVVVLT